aaactaaaacgaAGATCCCGGAATCTGCTCTACGAACTCTCAACGTCGTCTGAATACATCCTGCACTCTGAATCGTACGAATGATTCTCAGTTATCTTATCTAGGTCAGTCAAACCCAAGCCTCGCCTATGTATAAGTGGGCATGTGATACATTCAAAGCAAGGCCAGATTTCTATTAATAGATACAGTGGAGTCTGGATCAATTATGTCGTTAGTCCCTCTATCAAATGCCACAGAGCGAGATGACAACATCTTTgcaaaaaaagtgaaatatttcGCATTAGTCGGCGCCAGGGATATGTCATCTTAGAGGAGCTCTCGCTTGCAATTAATTCTTCCTCCTTAGCTTAAATTGAGCTCTTCAGGGTTTAACACGACCCGGATTTTTTGGCGAACTTAAGAGTCGCTGGGTTTGTCCCTTCTGACAAGAGAGAGGAAGGTTCGAAATAATTCTAAACAATCTGCTTGCTAATTATATTAGTCGGTTATTCCTGACGAAGATAGTCGATACCAACCTGCGTGTTTAAAGGGATAAACATATTGACTCTTGAGATCACCATTCCCACGGAATATATGTACCGGAAAATGAgttttactagagagagagagagagagagagagagagagagagagagagagagagagagagtcaggaatTTTCAGTGGTGCCTGCAACACTCTTTACATTTAAAATCACTTAGTTTTACAtctaaaacctaaaaaaaaaaaaaaaaaggccaaatatGTTGACTCTTGAGATCACAATTCCCACTAAATATATGAGGGAAAATGAGTTTTACTAAAGAAAAGAGGGCTACAAGGAGTTACAaatattaggatgtctcaaagacttgttagtccatccgaggagatatcgtgtgctcacttatttgtgggagcaggttttattgtgcattcaatgtcctaatgattttgtctagctttcttttaaactcttccgaagagagagagagagagagagagagagagagagagtcatgaatTTTCAGACTCTTTACATTTAAAATCACTTAGTTTGACatctgaaaaaaagataaagaaaaagaaaaaaaatcagtcctGTGCTAAAGTATTTGGCTCAAAATCACAACTGGACACCTTTAGCCAAAGAGGGACAGAAAGAGCTTAAAAGCTTAGTAAAGAGATTTTTCAATAATAGCCTTTGATCAGAAGACAGGCTCTTTCACGCACCAAAGATTCCTCCCACATGcccaaaaatattaaattctttcCGGCTTTCAGAACTGGTGAATGCCCATTGACCAGGAAGCTGCCAGCAGGTGTCACCTGAACTCGGGTGACAAAAGGCAGCTTTTCGATCTTAGTGTTGTCCACTGATGAATGAAGTGTTCCTGTTTCTTTCAAATTTGCGAATCTGTATTGTAGTGAAGTTTGGAGGTATATACTCTAATGAGAGCTATTAATTGTACGATTATTTcccaaaagtattattattattattattattattattattattattattattattattagcaagcaaacatatgtatacagaaattatgtatcaAAGTTCGTAGagtaagtaactaagtctacgggcagaaccagctccgtttccgggaatcccttctcacccacacCCTCTTCAGAGGGGggcgaggtaggatgaaaccccattataaaccatcttaggagtccccactataaccctgccaagtttcatgcccatcggaccagccatttggccgtgattgaatgacagacggacggacagacattacgccaaTCATAGTATGATTATTCAGAGAgtaaaccctattcacatggaacaagaccacaggggccactgactgttGAAATTCCAGATTCCAAATAATGTTATAGTGTTCAattgaaaaaagtaacagaaggtaataacaAATGCAAAGAGAAGAGATCAGACaccagaaaaaaatgacaaagtcaagaaacaaagaaaaaaatgcgtaaattagaaaacacaaaaattgCCTTTGGGTAGCAAGCATGCATCTTcgcttggattttttttaaaggttccaATTGAAGTACAGTTGTTACAAATACAGTCAAGAGATCAGacaccagaaaaaataaataaacgacaaaatcaataaacacaaagataaaaagataaaattgcgTTAATTGGAAAACACAAGAATTGCTTTTGGGTAGCAGTGCATAGCGTCTTcgcttcaatttttatttttatttattttattttttatttttttttttaggttctaATCGCAGTACAGTCGTTACAAATACAGTCAAACTAAATCGGCATTACGCCACAGAATCACAAAAATGAGAGCCAGTCGTATAATTTTCATAAGCAGGTAATTTACGAGCGACGATAAATCCCGTGTTAAAATAATGGTTCGTCTCGTCACGGAGGTTGATAACGGATTCGCAAACATCGTTTCGAGACGAGAGGCCGTGAATCAAGATTTACCCGGATGCCTTTCTCTCCCCGAGAGACGAGGAGGCTTGGAAAGTGAGAGGACTTGGAGGAAATgagataaatggagagagagagagacaaatgaaGGGGAAAATAAATGAGAAGGACAGGACGCAATTAGAGGGACtagcagacataacgcccattatagtaagatgagAGGCATCGAGAAATAGAGGACATTTTCAAAAAGGAGGACAAATGAGAGAGTTAGTACAACGATGTGAAATGAATGAGAGAATATAAGAGAAATGATCggaaaagaaataaaggataaattaagagaaaaatgctagaaataaaaaaaaaaccggcaaAAAGGCGAGAAATAGAGATAATGGAGCCATGAACTAAATTGAAAGAATTCAGctgacataaaaatattaacagcACAAATTAACACTAACCCTAAGCTAAtcataaaagttattattattattattattattattattattattattattattattattattagtatgcaGAGGTAACGAAAGCACCTGTTCAaaccaaatgaaaaattattgtatagaattttattattactattattattataggaagaGAACACAGACGGTCCAGAAATCTACAACCTACGTGGGGCAGCTCTCGTGCCCCATTGTAACCCAACACCGCTGGCTCCAGAAGAACTCCACAAACACCTTGTTGCAAATCCCATTAGAAATCTTTCAttgacaaaaatgataaaagcgaaAAGCAAAAAATACCAGAGCAGAAATATGAGGCAGTGTAGAGAGACACACACATCCTACGcgctgtttatatgtatataaaaacacaaGCACAAGAAAATAGCCGCAATTACGTATTACGGTCATATTCCGTGACGCGTTCGAAACCTGAGACGCTCCGGTAATGCAACGCGCAAATGACAGACGCATAAAGCTTTCAGAGAGCAAAATGTAACGGAATAAGaacagaaaatgttaaaaatgcccCATAAAGACTAATGTTATCTTCTAAATTTTCGCGGGAGGCCAAAGTTGAGGTTTGATGTTTTCAGGGAAACGTGTTTCAAGTCATTTCCAAAGATTAGAAGCCATGTCATGATGGGTAATCCTGCAAGCGGTGTGcacttaaaaggagagagagagagagagagagagagagagagagagagagagagagagagactgacctcAAACATTCTGCACCAACAACATGCAACAGTGCCTCGTTTTTTTTTGTCACACACCCGAATATGCAGTTCTTTAACTTTgtctgaatagagagagagagagagagagagagagagagagagagagagagagagccacctaAAAGGGAAACATTGAAATACTGTAATGTGGATAATGAAGGAACatacagatacaagatataacaatatatatatagatatatatatatatatatatatatatatatatatatatatatatatatatatatatgagtcttatcacattaccttgattcatatgGCTACgcgcgacaaaagcactacaaagttatcaaggtcgaggcGGGTtcatgccgactccaaaacaacgaatacctgagcacgacagggatttgtaggtgagaggcggcgttaactatagctggttcacttaaggtagattcttggggaTGCCCTATGCCCAcgggacgtttgtttggcagccacaatcagcggccgccaaacaaacgtcttgcaatcatagggctcatccaagaatctaccttaagtgaaccaactatagtaggtagctctcttgatagccgtGTGTTTGtaagagcgcttcactgtactaCGTTCcgaattcttggttctgtggttcgcgcccatgagccgacgaatttcctatcgactaaaaaatttccccttcggttaacatacatgaaaatatattaattccgagatagagtgaattagatattaaaggacattcgtagcttaatgaatatatatatatatatatattatatatatatatatatatagtatatatatatatatatatatatattaatatattatataaatatatatatagatatatatatatatatatatatatatatatatataatatatatatatatatatatatatactttaaaacctCAACAGACGAACCGTTCTGCATAAACAGCCCTTGGTATATGCTAAAATTCAATTTTCAGCACCAAAAAGGTCATCCGGAATGGAGCCTTCTATGGCTATGGTATCTTAGCGACAGAGGCAGCCTAAATCACAGGTGAGAAGGCCAGTGTTTATAAAAAGTTATATTATAAAAAGtcatctctctcattctctctctctctctctctctctctcgtcgcttctctctctctctctctctctctctctctgtctaaattcaaatttcttcatgaaaataaaaatatactttattaatgaataaacttTTCGTTCATTACGAAtgaccaggggggggggggcaaataagccatataatatataatatatattatatatataattagatatatatatatatatatatatatataatatatatacaaatatatatatatatacaaaactatgaATGAGTAACTTTTCATAAAGTATCTCATGCTcacgattaaaaaaaatactagaaaaatAAGTGAGAAAGACCCCTGCAACGGACTATACACGCATGCGCGCCTCTCTGGGCACCAGTCGGAAAAGTTGCAGTACACCCTGTTTAGAGTATCATTGGCTTACGCGTTGGGCTAGTTCTAGGTCTATAGTCACCAGGCCTTAGTCTACACCGTGGGCTGGACCACACGCAGCATTACGGAAGCCACGCGGTGTATAAAGTgaaatgttaatgttatttaatatCTTATGAGACGCTCTGTACGAATTTACCGTATAAATGGTTACTGTTTGTTACAAAAGGAAATAATTTGGTGCAGCTTGGTCTTGTTACCTATACGCGTCATCTATTCCAAGTTGCTAGCACTAAACCccgtatggtaaatgtaaagtagatgGCCGCACGAAGGTATCGTTTATTAGTCTAATTTGTCGACCATACTATAGCGGAGTCCCAAGAAGCTTCCGTCATGTTTAGTACTAACACCTAGTAGTAGGTGATGACGCGCAGATAGACAACACACTAAAGTAATACCAAAGTAGCGGTGCTGTTCATAACAAACAACACTGCTTTGATGGCAGTATTATCAACTGTAGATGAGACGTTCTGTAAACGAATTTACTATAAAGAATGGTTGCTGTCTGTCATGAACAGTGACCATTTTTAATCAAATAGCGGTGCTGGTTATACAAAACAACACTACTTTGACGGTCTACGTTTTTATGCGTTCGTACAATTGGTACGACGGACAATGGTggtttttatttagtttgtttaACATACTGAATAATGAATACCTACGACTCGCCCTGTAATTACAACCCTGTCACACCGTTACTTTTCGTGCTTCAAAGAACACGTGATCCCGCAGGGGTGACTGACCATGTATCACACGAGTTTTCCCCTGCAAGATCGATTTGGTTTAAACGGTTTGTCATCCATTCGGGCTTAAAAACCCTTCGTACTATGTGGATCGAATACAAAGTCGTACGTTCCCAATATTATTGTCGTACTTTAAGGCTAGTATACAGTGTCGTGCTTTCTGGACTGTATGCTACAATTTCGTACCTCGCATATAAGATAGTACTATACTGCTCGCATTCTGTGTCGTATTTTATAGCTCGTATGCAATGTACATTTGTTAGCTCGTATACATTGTCATAATTTCTGGATTGTATATACAATGTCGTGCTTCTTAGCTCGTGTACAATGTCGTACTTCTTGCCTAATGTACAATTCCGTACTTCTAGCTTGTATACAATAAGGGCTAGACCTAGGTATACAATGTCGTGCTTCTTAGCTCGTATAAGATGTCGTACTTTCCAGCTTGTACACAGTTCCATTATGGCGATGTATCAGGTAACAAAGGTTTTCCGTGATTTCTCGCTTACATGCGATTATGTGAAttgaatttattcataaatactcAAACAACGTTGATAAAAGTGAATGAATGTATTATTTTACGTCTGGCCACGAGCTAAAACCTGTGCTGGCATACGAACCTGTGCTGGCATACGGCTAGCTTAATCTAAAGTGACTGAATGGATccagtattttgaattttataattttatttttaccacgTGATATTTTTAACTgcattttaacaaataattttcctttgcGAAGACGCTGTTTacagaataataaattatataatatactccgaAAACACTTTCATCTTGATACCTGTTATGCATTTGTACTTTATAAAATCCACCAGGAAAAAATCATTatacgaaaaataaatattaacacaagtagtaactatagtagattcagatcacccgcgcatctgatgtctaggcaaaTCCCtttactacgctcctgattggctgttgagggttggaaactctctttatctctcgagagttcacataggcaggatgtatgttccacgtatcctgggggatacgtcttccaaaagtatccctcaggagaggtgggagatacgtacatcctgcctatgtgaactctcgagagataaagagagtttcctggaacgtcgtaagggacatcagatgcacgggtgatgtgaatctaccagcTTTTCACTTCGACATTCTCTAGGTGCGTTACTGGCTCGAATCTATCCCATCGAAAGCTCAAGTTCAAAGATATGGCGTTGTTGCACCAGCTGGGTAGACCAATAATGAAGGGGCGGATTGGTGTGGGTGGGGGAGGTGGGAGCAAGATAACCTAATATTAGACGAACTTCCCAGAATCCCGTACAGACGGATCACCTCTGCGCCTAGTGAACAAAAATTTGGTCTAATTAGCTTCCAGTCTTTCATGAGACGACCTCACGGAAAAGTGGGACTGTTCTCAATGATTAAATGAAGTAGCAAGGCtttcgctgtgtgtgtgtgtgagagagagagagagagagtattttcctCAAATTCTATAAACTGGTGTACTTAAATGATGTATGCAATAGGGCGCATTTGATCAAACTTCCTGTCATCACAAAGACGCTGGTCAACCGTTctgccatatttatatatatatatatatatatatatatatatatatatatatatatatatatatataccagtctcATTGTGTTGGcagttacatttatatatgtatcttttttttcagtAGAGGGGAGTCCACCGTCCATAGACctatatgctttaaaaattaCTGCAAGTGTTTAGACGccgaaaatacaaacaaatacagaaaaatggATACAAAATACATGATAAATAAGAAAGTTCACCACTTACCAGATGACGTTTTCTCTGGCCTCGACATCCCAAGGTTCATGGCTGTTCTGGGTACATGGCTGTTCTGTAACAtgaaaattaatgtgaaattttttttacgaGGCTGACACTGTGGATtagtttgtttttgtaatttgcaAAATCAGAAAGACTGACTATAGTACATCAATGTCTAGCAATAACTGCATGGCAATAATCATGATTCAACAATTatgatatttcttatatatttcctAGCATGGCTTTGATAATTGGACTATGTCAGCAATTCTTTTAAATTGataatttaatattaacttgTGAAGtagaccattatatatatatatatatatatatatatatatatatatatatatatatcagagagagagagagagagagagagagagagagagagagagataatcaaacagaataaaaccatccttttctTCATTACAGGATGGTGAACACAACAGACGAAGGCGCAGAGGGGATGAAAAGAACTCCTTTAATGAGGAGGCATACGATCGAGGTCCAGCCTCCACACGACCACAAGCTCGAGGACCTAGGCCTATGCGTTTCCAGGGCCTTCTCCGACGATGCCTGGGCCGGTGGGAACGACTCAGATTCTGCAGCCGACGGAGGGCAACGGCCTTCTACGACGTCCTTCAGTGGTAAGATCTCAAGTCCTGAAGGTGGAACCAAGGAGGGGATCAAGGAATTTGGACCACGAATTGCTTGGTGTAACGAACCTGATGGGGACTTACAAGTCGAGGGCTTACAGGCTTCGATTAAACCTCCGAAGCAGAAGAGTCTAAGGCGCCCAAAGAGTTGCGTAACTCCCGTGCCTTCAGCAGCCGTTGTCAGTGACGTGCCAACAGTAATAACAGACCTCCCTGAGAAATCTGAGGCGTGGACCAAATCACCGGAGAAGGAAATTTCAAGGACTTCATCGCCTTCAGGGAAGGAGCTTCCGTCAGGGGAGCTGCCAGCAGCAGAAGAGCCTCTGGCAGAACAACCTCTACCTGAGCCAGCAACAGAAGCGCCGAAGAAAAGCGCACCATTTAGTAGCAACGAAATATTAGACCGAATTGCCGCCAAAGTCTGTCGATCCCAGTCTTCCCCGGATATCTATGGACAAAACCAGAAGAGGAAAATTAAATCGGCCAGCTTGGACGAGGAGAAAAGTGACGTCATCACATCATTTGAGCCGTACGATGGCCTGCTGATTCACAGGGCCACTTTCTTCTCTCCACTGCCTAGAAGAGATACGTCGTCATCCTTAGGCCATGAGGATGAAGATGAAGTGAAGGAGACGGACAAAACCTCCAAACTTCTTGGGTATAGGCCTAAAAACGGCTATTATTTCATGCCATTTAGTAAACTCTTCACAAAGCCCAAAAGCGCTAGGTCTAGGCATTCGTCGAAATCATCTTCTCAAGGCGACCCTGAACTGGGCGTAGCGAATTCTTTGCAGCAGTTTAACGAAGCGGAAAAGGACATCATCAAAAAGACGAGAAGCGCCCTCAAGCAAAGAATCTCTTCCGCAAACAAGAAGAGACTCAACAGCGCCAACAAGAAGAAGATTCAATTGAATATCGTCGTCAACGCGAAGACGGAGACCGATGAAAGCCTTCCTTGCTCCGACAACGACGAAACGACCAGCGTCCAAAGGCCGAGTTCGACGTCGATCGCGGACCTGGGCAAGAAGAAGAAAGCCAAGAAGGCGAAGCACAGGGAGCGCAGCGTCCCGGCGGAGTTGCTCAGGTCGAAGCTCGGCGCAACCAGGGAAAAGAAAACCTTCAAAGTGAAAGCGGAGAAGAAAAAGCAGAGCAAGACGGTGAAAAGACCCAAAAACAAGAAGGAAATCCCGACGATGATGTCAGAGATCTCACCCGTGGGAAGCGACGTCGAGAACGACAACGACTTCGAAAGATACGAGAACCTTCATGAGTTCTCGGGTGCGCTGCGCAATTCCAAAAACAGACCCTACTACAGCTGCGACTATTACGGCGAGGAGGATCGCGGCTTCGCGCCGGCCAGGGGCGGCTTCCTTCAGACGATCATCAGTGAGGCGAACGTTTACAAGCCGGTCAGCAGGACGTGGAAAGGAAACAAGtgagtatatattaattaaattcagactagagagagagagagagagagagcaacaagtaTTCGTCGCGTGTGTTAGTAGGCCTATGGCCCCAAAAACTGACCGACTATTAACGGCATTAAAGCTAATACAAGTGAGTAAATTAAATTAAGGAATCTACACGAATATACGCACTCAACATGCACACGCTTTTGTAGTCCTACTTATATAATGACCACATAATCCTATTTATACAATCACCACACGTAAAACATTTCTGAACAGGTGCTTAGGATTACTATGTAAATTCTACAGAATTACTATGTAATCCTACACCTTATCGCTTGATGTTGGATGCTGAAACATTATAATTCCTCATATAATAATGAACAGTGCAATGAAGAGTGAAATCCACAGTGAAATTTACAGTGATTATCTTATCTGTCACCGTATACAGAATACAGGTAGgttctaatatataaaaaatcatgttaTATTAGTTAATATTCCCACAACAGTGTACAtcttagacgagagagagagaaacttccatTTTGGAACACTTTAATTCCGCGTATCAACTAAATTCTTATTAAAATGTTGCTcggaaggtgaaaaaaaaaaaacgcttaattTGATCTCGAATCTACAGATAAATTCATAATTACTACGTTTTGTAGATGGGAACACTGCCCCAACTGATGTGACGTCATGTTTACGTAACCCAAATCTAGCTGTAAATCACCTCCAACGGATATTACAGCTAAGCCTTAAAGGCTAGACCACCCGTAACTTCCCGTAATAGAAAGGAAAATACCGACTGCCTCCTGACGAAGGCAACAAAGCTTATTAAGACGAAGTGAGGCCGCGGCTATACTTATGTGGAATATATGGCAACATTAATGCGCAACGGTAGTTTAGGTGGGGAGGAGGGGTTGGGGGCGTCTTCTATTGGGAGAATGATTTAAAAGGGATTTCAACTGCCGTTTTCGTATAAACGGTGAGGTTTAATGAAAAGATGGCGTCTACGTTTTAATTACGTTCGATGTTATTTACTAACCCGATGATACAGATGATGATGGTAGTGATTAATAGTGCAGTTATTATCTCTCTTTACTAGTGCAATGGAGATTATTAATATTAGGCCTAGTTATACTATctactacaagagagagagagagagagagagagagagagagagagagagagagagagagcgtacttcACCATATCATATTCGTGTTCAGTTCTGCAACAcagctttgatattttttttttagcatgggATTGTATTATCATTCCTTAAGTCTACATTAATGAACTTTACCGCCGAGCAGCACGTAATGGAATACTGTCCTTACCTGTAATGACCACCGCTACCTTCCCCTTCGGCCTCCCCAAACCTCCCCACCcccataaaaaaactataatctgAACATACgtgagaaatattaaaataagactTCTTTGTCTCGCGCGCCACAAGGTTTGGTGTGACTTTGCTTGagtaaaaatagatttttatagcGGAGAGTGCATTACGCGTAAATTGCCGTCGATGCGCGCGCGCAGGAGCGTTGATGTACATAATCGCTAGTTATATTTGCATTTACGTAGATCGCATGAGATAGTGTTTTTACAGCATTTTAAAATGGCGTGCGTAAGATCATACTGGGAACGTTTGGTAAGGCATTCATGTAGTACTAACTTCCTGGGTTTCCTCTTTCCTAATAGTTCCTCCCGCAgggaaggtagtgccgtcagtgtacctcatgcagtgcactgtaggcattacctaaggctCTTAACAGCTTGCCTTCGGCCCgcagctgcgacccctttcgttccttttactgtacctcctttcatattttccttcttccatcttactttccaccctctcctaacaattgattcatagtgcgactgctttgaggttttttaCACCCTTCAAGCCTACCtaatttccatttcctttccagcgctgaatgacctcacaggtcccagtacttggcctttggcctaaattctagattCAGTTCAATAAAATGTCACTCTGATTGTCACACGAATTTACaaagcagtgtgtgtgtgttttatttatttatttatttatttatttatttattatttttatttagagaaaGGTTAAGAAGTGCATTTATGTCCCATTAACTAATTATGCAATGCACATAGAATGAGACTTAACGATGaagccagttcttttttttatgagtttagaGAAAGGTTAAGAAGTGTATTAAACCCCATTAACTAATTTTGCATTACACTTAGAATTAGACCTATGATAAAGCcatcttttttaatgaatttaaagAAAGGTTAAGAAGTGCATTAACTAACCATGCAATGCACTTCGAATTAGACCTACGATGaagccattttatttattttttttttttaatttagagaAAGGTTAAGAAGTGCATTAACTAATTATGTAATGCACTTGGAATTAGACCTACGATGAAGCAAATTCAATTCGAATTACTCGAAGTGCCTCTGTATTCCTTCCAGGATGCATCTGGAAGTGAGGATTCGGACTCACCAGTCGGACTCCTCCTCGGGCGAGGAGGGcaatgaggagggggaggaggaaggggacgGCGAGGAACAGGGGAGAATGGAAGAGGAGAAAAGGAGGTGGGCAAGAAGGGGTCGACTCTCGAAGCAGAACAAGATCGAAAGTAAGTTGGGGGAAACTCgtagtactatactctgtttttttttcatctgtccatccgcctgtggtgtttttgtatggtaacactgcgtcccgggttttagatagttacgccatttgtaagttttaggtaaataaatggatatctgggtgtacatttgtaactgaaaagtgtttaataatttactgtatgcgaattacaccgttaatattcgaaatatgatactattattataatcgttgaatgtaagctgaatgtaactatctaaagcccgggacgcagtgttaccatacaaaaacaccacaggtggatggacagaggaaaaaaaacagagtatagtgttgtTCTCAGTCGCCATTTTTGGTCAAGTCCAGagaaatattttacttt
The DNA window shown above is from Macrobrachium nipponense isolate FS-2020 chromosome 30, ASM1510439v2, whole genome shotgun sequence and carries:
- the LOC135202433 gene encoding uncharacterized protein LOC135202433, translated to MVNTTDEGAEGMKRTPLMRRHTIEVQPPHDHKLEDLGLCVSRAFSDDAWAGGNDSDSAADGGQRPSTTSFSGKISSPEGGTKEGIKEFGPRIAWCNEPDGDLQVEGLQASIKPPKQKSLRRPKSCVTPVPSAAVVSDVPTVITDLPEKSEAWTKSPEKEISRTSSPSGKELPSGELPAAEEPLAEQPLPEPATEAPKKSAPFSSNEILDRIAAKVCRSQSSPDIYGQNQKRKIKSASLDEEKSDVITSFEPYDGLLIHRATFFSPLPRRDTSSSLGHEDEDEVKETDKTSKLLGYRPKNGYYFMPFSKLFTKPKSARSRHSSKSSSQGDPELGVANSLQQFNEAEKDIIKKTRSALKQRISSANKKRLNSANKKKIQLNIVVNAKTETDESLPCSDNDETTSVQRPSSTSIADLGKKKKAKKAKHRERSVPAELLRSKLGATREKKTFKVKAEKKKQSKTVKRPKNKKEIPTMMSEISPVGSDVENDNDFERYENLHEFSGALRNSKNRPYYSCDYYGEEDRGFAPARGGFLQTIISEANVYKPVSRTWKGNKMHLEVRIRTHQSDSSSGEEGNEEGEEEGDGEEQGRMEEEKRRWARRGRLSKQNKIESPSSAGSPAEGKTMGGLLLPGPRRRQTANRLSSSTLSPAALRAKEREKLRQILEVCTAKVEESKTLMRKLGSNGVWVSLDTLQRGLMTPTEYRVYQDYLKSLEPARAQRKEGTSPPPSAPTQHRTRSILSPFRR